A DNA window from Camelina sativa cultivar DH55 chromosome 17, Cs, whole genome shotgun sequence contains the following coding sequences:
- the LOC104760035 gene encoding uncharacterized protein LOC104760035: MEPPRYYSRAKPQCRQSDPAQPHKLCRRRRRSDGPLSNCYTCKGKHTEGRKYYYYCATCNLEFHRGCHLYPPEIRHPFHPSHPLTLISLPPDFNISKVPPNFWDGSSRASEGSIHEVDVDSEDGGHDHDDDNNLNEDDVIIANDSNGDGDGDGDGNDYIDGGNDGDDDDDYDFGPDRYTRVAGYYSHNYDYHCNAAYVSLSGGNDDRKCKCCQDPLKEVHYHCSICKFNLNMSCSLRPPPPTISHLKSHEHTFTLFPIRLPSPCDACALSLSDTKDLIYACLPCSHMVHRSCIYLPRVIQITRHRHRLSLTSSVQPGDFPCGVCRQTVNINYGQYACNKGCNYAVHSKCATREDVWDGKDLEGVPEEPDEDIEPFVRIDEETIKHFSHEHHLKLHEMNTIYEKDKLCEACTMPIIISQRFYGCMECDFVLDESCASLPLKVYHPLHKHKLTLRPFPTHEFSKIVDNISAKGIFECGGCHRLGCGFMYRCSEKNCGFRLDVRCASLPDPLSHGCHPHDLFFNLTKGNCMGCGSDKCSSFFLECIKCNTFLGIKCASLPCEAHYKHDRHPLTLCCGEEDKTSGQYWCEICESELDPKTWFFTCDCCRITLHVDCLMGKDMYMKLPYIFKIGHRLREVEIARNDGNSRLFCTKCKRHCMQTLLYERIGRYQSYCTLKCLGDRLMLEFF, encoded by the coding sequence ATGGAACCACCTCGTTATTATTCTAGAGCTAAACCCCAATGTCGTCAGTCGGATCCAGCTCAGCCGCACAAGCTTTGTCGACGGCGACGGCGATCTGATGGTCCACTTTCTAACTGCTATACGTGCAAAGGCAAGCATACAGAGGGTAGAAAGTACTATTACTATTGTGCTACTTGCAATTTAGAGTTCCACAGAGGTTGTCACCTCTATCCGCCAGAGATAAGACACCCTTTTCACCCCTCTCACCCTCTCACCCTCATCTCCTTACCACctgattttaatatttctaaaGTACCCCCCAATTTCTGGGACGGCTCCTCAAGGGCTTCAGAAGGATCGATACACGAAGTTGATGTTGACTCTGAAGACGGTGGCCATGATCATGATGACGACAACAATTTGAATGAGGATGatgttattattgctaatgATAGTAATGGTGATGGCGATGGTGACGGTGATGGTAATGATTATATTGATGGTGGCAATGAtggtgatgacgatgatgattatgattttGGACCTGATCGTTATACTCGTGTTGCTGGATATTATAGTCATAATTATGATTATCACTGTAATGCTGCCTATGTTTCTTTGTCTGGCGGAAATGATGACCGCAAATGCAAATGTTGTCAAGATCCTTTAAAAGAGGTGCATTATCATTGTTCTATCTGCAAGTTCAATCTTAACATGAGTTGCTCGTTGAGACCACCACCTCCAACTATCTCACACTTGAAAAGTCATGAGCACACCTTCACCCTCTTCCCTATACGACTCCCTTCGCCATGTGATGCTTGTGCCTTGTCTTTAAGCGACACCAAAGATCTCATCTACGCTTGTCTCCCTTGCAGCCACATGGTCCACAGATCATGTATCTATTTACCTCGTGTCATTCAGATTACCCGACACCGACACCGTCTCTCCCTCACTTCCTCCGTTCAACCTGGTGATTTCCCTTGCGGAGTTTGTCGCCAAACCGTCAACATCAACTACGGGCAATACGCTTGTAACAAGGGATGCAACTATGCTGTCCATTCGAAATGTGCAACGAGGGAAGATGTGTGGGATGGAAAAGATCTTGAAGGAGTGCCTGAAGAACCCGATGAAGATATCGAGCCATTTGTGAGGATTGATGAAGAGACGATTAAACATTTCAGTCATGAGCATCATCTGAAGCTTCATGAAATGAATACCATTTACGAGAAAGATAAGCTTTGTGAGGCATGTACTATGCCAATTATAATCTCTCAGAGATTTTATGGATGTATGGAGTGTGATTTTGTTCTCGACGAATCATGTGCATCTCTTCCTCTCAAAGTATACCATCCACTACATAAACACAAACTTACCCTCCGCCCCTTCCCTACTCATGAGTTCTCCAAGATCGTGGATAATATTTCTGCCAAAGGTATATTCGAATGTGGTGGTTGCCACCGACTAGGTTGTGGGTTCATGTACAGATGCAGTgaaaaaaattgtggatttCGACTAGATGTCAGGTGCGCCTCCCTTCCAGATCCTTTAAGTCATGGTTGTCATCCACATGATCTATTCTTCAACTTGACCAAAGGTAATTGCATGGGGTGTGGTTCTGATAAGTGTTCATCCTTTTTCCTAGAATGTATTAAATGCAACACTTTTTTGGGTATAAAATGTGCCTCTTTGCCGTGTGAGGCACACTACAAACACGATAGGCATCCACTCACTCTCTGCTGCggtgaagaagataaaacaagtGGCCAATACTGGTGTGAGATATGTGAATCAGAATTAGATCCAAAAACATGGTTTTTTACATGTGACTGTTGTAGGATCACTCTCCATGTCGACTGTTTAATGGGGAAAGATATGTACATGAAGCTTCCATACATCTTCAAAATTGGTCATCGTCTTCGTGAAGTTGAAATTGCTCGCAATGATGGTAACTCTCGGCTGTTTTGCACTAAATGTAAACGTCATTGTATGCAGACTTTACTATACGAGAGGATAGGTAGATACCAAAGTTATTGTACTCTTAAATGTTTAGGAGATCGGCTTATGCTAGAATTCTTTTAA